The Aeromicrobium tamlense nucleotide sequence GGCCATCACCTTCAAGGACCCGTGGCCGACGGGCGTCAACCAGGGCGTCTTCGACCTGAAGCTCACGGTCGACGAGGTCGAGGGCAGCTCCGCCGAGAAGATCGTGTGGAAGGTCGACGGCGAGGAGAACTCGATCGACGTCATCATCCGCGACCGCGGCGACGAGTTCGCGAACGTCACGGAGGGCTTCTCCAAGGGCGTGACCCCCGGCAACCTCGACAGCTTCGTGACCGTCGTCGACGGCACCGTGAGGCTGAAGCCGGAGATCGTCGACCAGGACCTCACCTACACGCTTCGGGTGAACTCGCCCGAGGCACGCGACGACTTCGAGATCGCCGACCGTCTCCCCGCCGGCCTCGGCTACGTCGCCGGCTCGTTCGCCGGCGAGATCACGAGCTGGGACGAGGACGGACTCAACAAGAGGACCGGTCCCTTCGCGTTCGCGCCCACCGTCTCGGGACAGACCTTCGCCGGCACCGTGGACGTGCCCGGACCGTCGATCCTCGCAATCACCTACAAGGCCCGGGTCACCGACGTGGCCGCGATCGAGGCACTCCTGCAGGCGCAGCTCGACCGGCTCACCGATGGCTACGGCCAGTTCGAGACCGTGCTGACGAACACGGCCACCTTCGGCTCGGCCACGGTCGAGCGCCAGGCGGGCGTCCGCCTGCGCCACACGGTGGCCAACCCGAACCCCGGTCCGAACGTGGGCTCGCTCTTCGGCAAGACCGCCGACTGGAGCGCGAAGAACGTCGTCACGGACGAGGCCGGGAACCTCGAGCCGCCGGCCGAGATCACCTACACGCTGAAGGCCGACCTGCGCGGCTGGGACGGCAGCAACCCGAACAAGGTGCTCGCGCGCAACGTCGTCATCAGCGACACGCTCCCCGCCCAGGCCGCGTGGCGCACCGACGCCGGTGACTTCATCACCGCCACCGGTATCACGCTGACGAAGGCCGAGACCTGCCCCGCCACCCCCGCCGCGTTCGCGGGCAACGAGTTCGTCGGCCAGTACTGCGTGGACGGCCAGCGCCTGCTGGTCAACGTCGGCAAGGACACGACGACGAACGCGTCCATCGCGGTCAAGGCGCAGCTGAACTCCGTGGACGGACTGACCGTCGCGGGCAGCACGACCATCAAGGACGCGACCCCGTACCGCTGGCGCAACGTCGCGGACTTCCACTACCGCGACGGCAACCCGCACACGTCGACCCGCGACGTCACGGTGGTCGTCCTGCCCGACACGACCGGCGGGATCAACGACCCGAGCGTCTTCAGCAAGACCGGCGCGCCGCGCCAGAAGGCCGTCGACCCGGGCGAGTCCGTGACCGTCGACTACACGTTCACCGTCGCCGCCGGCAAGGGCATCGACGTGCGCGAGAGCCGGATCGTCGACCACGTGGACGCCGACGTCTACGACCTGGGCGACCTCTCCAGCGTGAGCGTCTCCGGCAGCTACGACGGCGTCGCGCTGAACGCCTCCCACTTCGACCTGCGCAAGAGCGCCGACGGCGACCTCGTCATCGAGCTCAACGCCGCGGGCGACGCCATCGTCACCTCGCGTGGGGCCGACAAGCGCTTCCAGGTCACGATCGCGCTGACCACGAAGGCGTTCGAGGGCAAGGAGACGAAGACGATCAAGAACAAGGCCACGCTCCTGGGCCTCGACGACAAGCCCCTCCACTGGTCCGAGACCGTCAGCGAGGCCACGTCGTACGGCGACGAGGCCGAGGTCCGCAAGCGGGTCTGGGACACCGTGAAGCAGGAGTGGGTCGCGTCCCTCTCGGCGCAGATGGACGGCGCGGGCTCGCTCGTGCAGGACGAGTACGTCTACCGCATCGAGTTCATCCCGCACGGCAGCTACGACCAGGTCGCGATCCTGCCGGTCGTCGACGTCCTGCCCGACGCGGTCGAGTTCCTCGGCTTCGTCGACGAGGACGACAAGGCCACGGCCGCCGGCGCGAGCGCGGGACCGGTCGACATCGGTGGCAACCTCGTCGCCTCGCACGACGCGGGCACCGTGACGATCAAGCAGAAGGACGGCACCCGCCTGCAGGCGGGCGGCACGCTCGCGGCCTACGTGGCCGTGAAGGTCACCGACGCGTCGGCCCCGATCGTCAACCGGATCGGTGACACGTCCGCGGAGATCGTGCCGGTGCGCTCGGTGTCGGTCGGCGACTTCGTCTGGGTGGACGAGGACCGCGACGGCCGCCAGGGCGAGGGAGAGCCCGGCATCGAGGGCGTCGTGCTCGAGCTGGTCGGTCCCGACGGCGAGCCCGTCGTGGACGTGTTCGGCCAGCCCGTGCGTCCGGTCACGACCGACGCCGACGGCCGGTACACGTTCGACCACCTCCCGGCGCTGACGGGCGACCAGACGTACACCGTCCGGATCGACCGCGAGGAGTCCGCCGAGGCGCTGCGACCGTACGTCCCGACGCGTCCCGGCATGGGCGACCGCGTGCTCGACTCGTCGACCTGGGAGGCCACCACGGTTCCCGGCGAGCTGCACGAGGACGGCGACCGCGACCCGACGCTGGACTTCGGCTTCGTGACGAAGACCTACGCGATCGGCGACCGGGTCTGGATCGACACCGACAAGGACGGCGTCCAGGACCCCGGTGAGAAGTCGCTGCCCGGCGTGAAGGTCGAGCTGCTCGACACGGACGGCACCGTCCTGGCGACGACCACGACCGACCGTGACGGCCGGTACGCGTTCGACGAGCTGCCCGCGGGCACCTACCGGGTGCGGTTCACGCTGACGCCCGAGCAGCAGCGGACGTACGAGTTCACCAAGCGCGACGCCGGTGACGACGACGCCGCGGACTCGGACGCGAACCCCGCGGACGGGCTCACGATCGAGATCGTCCTCGACGACTCGAACACGGCGCTCACGGGCGACTACGAGCACCGCGAGATCGCGGCCACACAGGGCATCGACCCGACGTGGGACGCCGGCGTCGTCGTGAAGCCGGAGCCGGTCGAGAGCGGCACCGGGGGAGAGCAGGACCCGGAGGGCGAGGACACTCCGGTCACCGACGAGTCCGGTTCTGGGGGACCGGACGCCAGCGAGCCGAACGCCGAGGAGTCGGACGGGCAGCTGCCCCGCACCGGCGCCGACCTCGGCCTCGGGCTCGTCGCGCTCATGCTCGCGCTGCTCGGCGCGGGTGGAGCGCTGGTGTGGCGCGGACGGCGCGGGACGCTGTGAGGGGCGAGTAGCGCCGGTCGCGTGAGGGGGGGGGGAATTGGGGAAGTGACGGTGCCCCGGCCGAGAGGCCGGGGCACCGTTGCGTTCCGCGGCGGTCAGTCCTCGCCGATGCCGGCGTCGCGCGCCCGGGCCACGGCCTCGGCGCGGGTGCCGGCCTGGAGCTTCGCGAGGATGTCGCTGACCCGGTTGCGCACGGTCTTCTCCGAGAGGAACAGCTGTCGGGCGATGCTGGCGTTGTCGAGTCCGCGCGCCATCAGGTCGAGGACCTCCCGCTCGCGGGTGGTGAGGTGGGGGAACGCCGACGTCGCCGGTGCGCTCCCGCCTCCGGCGAAGAACCGCACCACGTGCTCGGCCACCTTCGGGCCGAACACGGCCTCTCCGCGCATCACGCCCTCGACGACCCGGTGGACGTCGTCGGCACCCGACTCCTTCAGCAGGTAGCCGCGGGCGCCGGCGCGCAGGGCGGCGAAGACCGAGTCGGGGTCTTCGTTCATGGTCAGCACCACGACCTTGGTGTCCGGGTGCCGCTCGGTGATCCGCCCGGTGGCGGCGAGGCCGCCGATGCCGGGCATCCGCAGGTCCATCAGCACCACGTCGGGCCGCAGCCGCGCCACGGACTCGAGCGCCTCCTCTCCGGTGGAGGCCTCGCCCGCGACCTCGATCCCAGGCAGGCTGCCGAGGACGGCCAGCATCCCGGCGCGGAAGAGCTCGTGGTCGTCGACGACGAGGACGGTGGTCATGGGCGCTCCTCGGGCAGCGGGATCGAGAGGTGCACGGTGGTGCCGCCGCCGGGGGTGGGGCGGTGCTCGATCGTTCCCTCGAGCTCGGCGGCGCGCTGGCGCATGCTCGTCAGGCCCACGCCGGCGCGCGGGTGGGCGGGCAGCCCGCGGCCGTTGTCGGCGACCGTCACGTGGACGCCGTCGCCTCGACGGGCCTCGAGGCGCACGCGCGAGGCGGCGCTGTGCTTCACCGCGTTCGTCACGGCCTCGGCCGCGATGGCGTAGGCCGCCACCTCGACCGCCGCGGGCAGGTCGCCCAGGTCGTGGACGTCGGCCTCGCCGACGATCGGCTCGATGCCGGCGACGAGCTGGCGAAGCGACTCCTCGAGCCCGACCTGGTCGAGGATCGGCGGGCGCAGGCCGTGCGAGACCGAGCGGACGTCGGCCACGGTCTCGCGCAGGCGGTCGCGGATCAGCACCGCGTGCTCGCCGTGGTCGCTGTCGGAGAGCTGGTGGGCCAGCACGTCGGCCTGCAGGGCGATGGCCGCGAGGGAGGGCCCGACGCCGTCGTGCAGGTCGTTGCGGAGGCGGCGGCGCTCCTCCTCGCGCGCGCCGACGATCGAGGCGCGGCTGCGCTGCACGTCGGCCACGAGTCCGGCCGCGTACGCGAGCATCCCCGCCTGGGCCGCCGACTCGTCGAGCACCTGGCGCTCCTGGCGCGTGAAGCCCTCGCCCTCGCGGCGTGGGCCGATCTCGAGCAGGCCGACCTCGCGCCCCATCGCGACGGCGTCGAGGGCCACGACGTGCTCGGGCCGTCGGCCACTCTCGACCGAGGCGAGGCCGGGCCCGCTGAAGCCGACGTACGGCAGACGCATCGTGGTGCGCACGGCCGCGACCAGCTCGCGCAGGGCCTCGCGCGGCTCGGTCGAGCCCGACATGGCCGCGGCGATGCGGCGGCCGAGCAGGCGCGAGCTCTCGCGTTCGGGGAACAGCCAGCGGTCCACCCCGTGCTGCACCGCCGCGCGCAGCAGCACCGCCGCCACGGCGAGGGCCGCGATGAGGAAGATGCCGCGGCGCGTCCCGGCGACCTCCGGGTCCAGCCGCAGCAGCAGCCAGGCGCCACACGCCATCACGACCGCGAGCACGACGACGAACACCAGCGACCGGCCGAGGACGACGTCGATGTCGAACAGCCGGTGCCGCACGATCGCGACGGCGATGGCGAAGGGCACGCCCAGCAGGCCCATCGCGAACACGGCGGGGTGGGTGTCGGGCACGGCCGAGAGCAGCAGCGACACCAGGACGAAGACGCCGCCGAGCGCGAGCCACTGCAGCTGCGCCCGCTCGACGCCGACCGACCGACGGATGCGTCGCAGCACCGCCACGATCGCCACCGGGATGCCCACGAGGTTGCAGTAGATCGCCGAGATCAGGACGACGTAGTTGAGCGCGTCGGGGACGGGGAGGTCGAGCGGGCTGTAGACGTTCGGGTCGATGTCGCTGCGGCCGGGGACCAGCATGCGGCAGACCGCGACGGCCGCCGCGGCGACGACGATCGACCAGGCGAACGGCCGCCAGCGCGGCGAGGGGAGTCGTCCGTCGGGGAACAGCAGCGGCACGAGGGGCAGCACCAGGACGTAGGCCGCGAAGCCCCACATCGACGTCCAGTCGGTGAACGCGGCGAACGGCAGCTCGGAGACGTAGGCGTTCCAGATGCTGTACTCGCCGAGCAGCTGGTAGACCGAGATCCACGCCGTGCCCACGAGCAGCCAGCCGCAGCGGTTGCGCGGCTGGGCGCGCACGACGACGAGCCCGGCGAGGGGCCACGTCGCGCCGAACGCGAGGTTCGACCACGCGAAGACCGGGACCTCGGGGGAGCGGGCCTGCGCGACGACGTGGAGCGCGACGGCGCCCGCCGAGCACACCAGCGACACGACCACGCAGGCGGCCGCCAGGCGGCGCAGCTGCGGATCGGTCAGGCGGGACACGAGCACATCGTGGCACGCAGCGGCGGTGGCCCGGGCCCGATCCGGGCAGGAATCCCGGGCGATCGGGGGTCCTCGTCCCTCCTGCCCGGGACGCGTCCCGACCTAGCTTCGGGTCACCGAGAACAGATCCGTGATCCTCCAGAAAGGGACCCACCATGACCGCCACCACCGCGCCCCACCCGCAGGCCGAGCCCGCCACCGTCGGACGAGGCCGCTGGCCGCTGCTGGGCGTCGCCGCCGGCATCGGCAGCATCGTCGCCACGCTCGCGCTGGACATCCACCCGTCGGGCTGGGACATCGACACCCCGTACAGCCAGGCCGTCGTCGAGCAGGTCAGCACCGGCAAGGCGCACGCCAGCGTCATCGTCGGCTACCTGACGGTGGGCCTGCTGCTCTTCCTCGCGGCTGCGTGGCGTCGTCACGTCGAGCCGCGAGCGCTGGCCAGCACGGCCGCCCGGGTCGTCCCGCTGGCGCTGACCGCCGCGGCGGGCGCCCTGTCGCTCGGCTACGGCTGGCGCGGCGCGTTCGGCCTCTACACCGGCAACGAGGCGGGCGCCTTCGACACGGAGGGTCTCTACGTCCTGTTCGTGCTGAACGACTTCGGCGCCTACATCGGCTACCTCGGCGTCACCGTCGCCGCGGCCGCCGTGATCTGGATGTCCCTCAAGGAGCGCCTCGTCTCCCGCTGGATCGGCGTCTTCAGCATCCTGCCGATCCTGCCGGTCGTCATCACCGTCGCCGCCTTCGGCCTCCCGGGATTCCCCGGCGTCGTGAGCGGCTTGTGGCTGATCGTCGTCTTCGCCGGCCTCGCCTTCGGCCGCAGCCCGATCAACCGCTGAACGCACCACCCACCGGACCGGCGCCCCTCGGGGCGCCGGTCTCGTGTGTCTGGAGTGATTCGTGGGACGCGCCGCCGATCCGCGCCTACAGTCGCGGGATGACCGCCGAGATCGCCCCTCAGAAGCAGATGCGGCTCCGCTATGCCGGGACCTGTCGCCTGTGTGGCCTCGAGCTGGCGGCGAGGACGCTGGCCGTCTACGAACGTGCATCGCAGACGGTGCGGTGCGTCGACTGCAGCGAGGACACGACGGCCGAGCCGCCCGTCGTCGATCCGGGCGCGCCCGGCGCGTCCGCGCGACGCGAGTACCAGCGCCGCAGGGCCAAGGACGAGCAGGCGATCCGCGACCGGCATCCCAGGACCGCGCGCCTCCGTCTGGCCCTCGGAAGTGAGCGACGGTCGACCAAGTCCTGGGCCACCGGAGCCACGGGCGAGGAGCAGCTGGGCGCCGCCCTCGAGCGGAAGGCGTCGAATCGGCTGCGCGTGCTGCACGACCGTCGCATTCCGGGCAGTCGGGCGAACATCGACCACATCGTCGTCACGCCAGCCGGGGTCTGGGTCATCGACCCCAAGCGGTACGTCGACCAGCGGCCCGTGCGACGGGTCGAGGGTGGAGTCGTCCGACCTCGCACCGAGCGGCTGTTCGTCGGTGGCCGCAACCGAACCCCATTGGTGGAGGGTGTTGAGAAGCAGCTCGGCGTCCTGCGCGAGATCGTTGGCTCCGACGTCCCCCTGCGTGGGGTCCTCTGCTTCATCGAGGCGTCGTGGCCGGTGTTCGGTGGTGACTTCCGCATCCGCGAGATCGACGTCGTCTGGCCGCGCAGGCTTCACGCGATCCTCGACGAGGAGGGCCCGCTCGTCGAGTCTCGGATCGAACAGCTCTACCAGCAGCTCGGCCTCGCCCTCCCGCCGGCGTGACACGGTCCGCCGGATGTGTAGCGGCATCCACCGTTTTCCGGCCTCGAACCCCAAAATTCGGTGCATACCGCTACACATCTCGCGCGCGGGACGCGCGGGACCGAGTCAGACCAGCGTGAACCGGATGCACGCGATGAGCGTGTCGTCCTCGACGGGTGTGCCGGCGGCGGCCCAGAAGCGGCGGTGGCCCGTGCGCCACTCGTCGAGATCGGCGTCGCCCTCGCCCTCGGCGGCGGCGAACTCCCACGGGATCTCGAGGAAGGGGTGGATCGTCAGATCCGTGACCTCGACCGTGCCGATGCGGTTCCCGTCGTCGTCGAGCAGCGCCAGTCGCTCGCCGACGTGCTCGAGCTCCTCGCTCTCCTCGTCGTACTCGCTCAACAGGCCCGCGGTGGCGCGCTTCTGGCCGGCCAGGACGAGCCCGTTCAGGCGGGCGCGCAGCTCGCCGGGGGAGCCGAGCTCGAGCCCGCGCAGGCCGTCGACCCGGGGCCACGTCATCGCGGGCCCTCCGTCCGGCTCAGCGTCGCGCCGACGCGCAGGCGATGCACTGCCGCGCCGTCGGTCGTGCCTCGAGTCGCGCGGGGGCGATCGGTCGTCCACATGTCTCGCATGTCCCATAGACTCCCGCATCGAGGCGCTCGATCGCAGCATCGACCTCGGCGAGGTGTCGGTGGGACTGCTGGATGAGAGAGTCCACCTGCGACCGCTCGAAGGCGATCGTCGAGCCGTCCGGGTCGTGCTCGTCGTCGGCGTTGGAGTCGAGCGAGGCCTCGACGACCGCGTCGAAGTCGCGCGTCAGGCTGGCGAGCTGCCGCAGCGTCCGCCGTCGCTCGTCCTCGAGCCGCTCCCGGGTGTCCATCTCTCGATGATCTCGCACCGTGCCCAGCGCCGTGGGTTCCGCGCAGCGCCACACCCGGCGAGACTGCGGAGATGAGCAGAGTCGATCTGGAGCCGGCGGGCCACGCGCTCCTGCGCACCGCCTCCCGCATCACCGACCAGGACTTCCATCGCCCCACGCCGTGCGAGGGGGGTGACCGTCGGCCAGCTCCTGCACCACGTCGTCGGGCTCACCCAGGCGTTCCGCGCGGCCGCCGACAAGGAGTTCGGACCGCTGACCGACACGGCTCCGGACCCCGACGCCGCCCCGAGCGCGGGCGAGGGCTGGGAGGTCGAGCTGGAGCAGCACGTGCCGCGCCTGGTGAACGCGTGGAGGGAGGCGTCGGCCTGGGAGGGGATGACCCGTGCGGGCGGCGTCGACCTGCCGGGTGCCGCGGCGGGGCTGGTGGCGCTCGACGAGGTCGTCCTGCACGGCTGGGACCTCGCGCGCGCGACGGGTCAGGAGTACGTCCTCGACGACGCCACCGCGGCGGCGTGCCTGGGCTTCGTCGAGTCGTTCGACCCGGGCGGGACGCCCGGCCTGTTCGGACCGGCGGTGCCGATCGCGGACGACGCCCCGGTGCTGGACCGCCTCGTGGCGCGGGCGGGCCGCGACCCCGGCTGGTCGCCGCGCTGACGGCTCAGGCGCGCAGGACCTTCTCCATCGCCTTGCCCTTGGCGAGTTCGTCGACGAGCTTGTCGAGCCAGCGGATCTGCTGCATGAGCGGGTCCTCGACCTCCTCGACGCGCACGTGGCAGACGACGCCGGTGATGAGGGTGGCGCTGGGGTTGAGGTCCGCCTGCGCGAAGAAGTCCTGGAACGTGGTCTCGGCGTCGAGGTGCTTCTGCAGCGCGGCCTCGTCGAAGCCGGTGAGCCACTCGATGACCTGGTCGAGCTCGGCCTTCGTGCGCCCCTTCTTCTCCACCTTGGCGACGTAGTGGGGGTAGACCGAGGCGACGCTCGTGGTGAAGATCCGGTGCATGCCGCGATTCTAGGCCGAGGTCAGCCCTCGACGGCAGCCTCGCTGTAGGCGGTGGCGAAGGTGTCGAAGTGCTCGAGGAACCGCGCTCGCTCGCCCTCGGGCAGCGCCTGCAGGGCACGGTCGAGGAGCGCGAGGTGGTCCTGGAGCTCGCGCGAGAAGTCCTCGAGCGCCGCCTCGCTGGCGCTGAAGTGCCAGGCGTTCTGGCCGGGCTCGCGCGACCGTGTCAGCAGGCCGGCCTTGAGTGCCGCGTTGGCCTGGCGGTTCACGGTGGACTGCTCCAACGCGAGCTCGTCGGCGATCTCCCGCAGCGTCCGCGGCCGGCCGTCGGAGAACATCCACAGCAGGCGTCCGTCGGCGTGCCCGAACCTGACGCTCTCGGCGGCACGGCGACCCCGCTCCAAGCGGGCGATCCCGCGGAGGGCGGCCCACGCGGGGGCGGCGCGGGCGGACTCTGTGAGGGAGGTCATGCGGACTCCGATGCGGCGGGGGACGATCTCCATGTGTAGTCTACACAGGTTGCTTGTGTAAACTACACATCGCTGTTCGGACAGGACCTCCCATGCGCTCACCCTCCGTCGTCGACGAGCCCGTCGACACGCGCTTCCCGCCGCTCGCCGTCATCCTCGTGCTCTGCTTCGGCAGTCTCGCGGGCGCGCTCATGCAGTCGCTCGTCATCCCGATCCAGAGCGACCTGCCGCGCCTGCTGGGCACCGACCCCGGCAACGCCTCGTGGGCCGTCACGGCCACGCTGCTCGCCGCCGCGGTGACGATGCCGGTCACCGGCCGCCTCGCCGACATGTACGGCAAGAAGAAGGTCATGGTCGGGTCCGCCGGCATCCTCGTCCTCGGCTCGCTCATCGCCGCGCTCTCGAGCTCGCTCGCGCCGTTCCTCGTCGGCCGCGCCCTCCAGGGCATGGCGATGGGCTACATCCCCGTCGCGATCAGCATGGTGCGCGAGGTCGCGCCGGTGGAGAAGCGCGCCACCGCCGTCGCCGCCGTCAGCGCGACCCTCGGTGTCGGCGGCGCCCTCGGCCTGCCGCTGGCCGCCTGGATCGCGCAGGACTACTCGTGGCACGCGCTGTTCTGGTTCTCATCCGTCCTCGCGGCGGTCATCCTCGCCGCGACGCTGGTCGTCGTCCCGGGCATCCACGACGAGCACCCCGCCCGGATCGACGTCGTCGGCGTCGCGGGCCTCGCGATCGGCCTGGTCTCGGCGCTCATCGGCGTCAGCAAGGGCAGCGAGTGGGGCTGGACCGACGGTCGCACCCTCGGCTCGATCATCGGCGGCGTCGTGGTCCTGCTGCTCTGGGGCTGGTTCGAGCTGCGTCACGACGACCCGCTCGTCGACCTGCGCACGAGCGCGAACCCGCCGGTGCTGTTCACCAACCTCGCCGCCGTGCTCATCGGCTTCGGCATGATGGCGCAGTCCATCGTCCTGCCGCAGCTCCTGCAGATGCCGGAGGAGACGGGTTTCGGTCTCGGTCAGACGATCCTGCAGGCGGGCCTGTGGATGGCGCCCGGCGGTCTCATGATGATGTTCTTCGCGCCCGTGTCGAGCAAGCTCATCACCACGGTGGGCGCGCGGATCACGCTCTCGGTCGGCGCCACGGTGCTGGCCGTCGGCTACCTCGTGACGCTGTTCCTCATGAACGCGCCGTGGGAGCTCATGCTCGGCTCGCTGGTCGCGTGCGCCGGCGTCGGCATCGGCTACGCCGCGATGCCCACGCTGATCCTCGACAATGTCCCGGAGTCCGAGTCCGGCTCGGGCGTCGGCCTCAACGCGCTCATGCGCTCGGTCGGCACCACGATCGCCGGCGCGATCATGGCCGCCGTGCTGACCAGCAAGACGGTCGACTTCGCCGGCTACGCGATCCCGGACAAGGGGGCGTTCCAGCTGTGCTTCGTGATCGGCGCGGGCGCGGCCTTCGCCGGTGCGCTCGTGGCCCTGCTGGTGCCGCGCCAGGTCAGTCGTCGATGACGTCCTCGCCCCGGGCCTTCAGCGCGGCCAGGCTGTCGCGCATGTGCTGCAGGACCTCGGGCGAGTGCGGGTCCCACGCGACCTCCTCCACGACACGGATCGGGTCCTTGCTCCGGTAGGAGCGTGTCGGGTTCCCCGGGAACCTCTTGTTCGTGAGGTTCGGGTCGTCGTGGAACGGCCCCGTCGGCTCGACGCGGTACACGTGCCCGGGCCCCTCGCCCACCGAGAGCTCGGCGCCCCACACGGCGGCGTCGAGGGTGGCCGCGAAGTAGATGTGGCCGGCGGTGCGGTTCTCGCCGAAGTTGGCGCGCCGCCCCGGCTCGAGGAGGTCACCGGGGGAGAGCGAGGCCTTCGTGCCGTGGAAGAAGGGACCGTCGTCCGGTCCCGGTCGGTCGGTCATGGGAACAGGATGGCCGACCTGGACGGATCTTGGTACCAAGGTGTCGCCGGGGCGACCCGAACGTCGAAGGATCCGTCTCCGTCAGGGACCGGTGGCGCCGCGCCGACGGTGGGACGCCCAGGTGCGGTCGCGCAGGTCGATCGCGTCGCCGCACGCTTGCAGGAAGCGCTCGGTCGCGGCACCGGGGGTGGTGTCGCCGAGGTAGTACTCGAGCAGCTCGCCGCGGGCCGCGGCACCGGGGTCGGCCGCGAGGTGCTGCGCCACGAGCGCCGCCACGTCGGCTTCCTCGTCCAGCAGCGGCAGCGTGTCCATGAGGCGCGACGGCGGCACCGGCACGCGCGGTCGGCAGACCAGCACGGGCTTGCCGCTGGGCAGCCAGTTCAGGGTGACGGCCGAGACGTCGGTGACCAGCAGGTCGGCGTCGGCGAACGACTGCTCGAGCGGCACGTCGGTGTCCACGCGGTCGGCGCGCTCGCGGATCGCCGCGTCGGCCTCGCCGTAGGCCGGGTCGATGACGCCGT carries:
- a CDS encoding nuclease-related domain-containing protein, which codes for MTAEIAPQKQMRLRYAGTCRLCGLELAARTLAVYERASQTVRCVDCSEDTTAEPPVVDPGAPGASARREYQRRRAKDEQAIRDRHPRTARLRLALGSERRSTKSWATGATGEEQLGAALERKASNRLRVLHDRRIPGSRANIDHIVVTPAGVWVIDPKRYVDQRPVRRVEGGVVRPRTERLFVGGRNRTPLVEGVEKQLGVLREIVGSDVPLRGVLCFIEASWPVFGGDFRIREIDVVWPRRLHAILDEEGPLVESRIEQLYQQLGLALPPA
- a CDS encoding MarR family transcriptional regulator, with protein sequence MTSLTESARAAPAWAALRGIARLERGRRAAESVRFGHADGRLLWMFSDGRPRTLREIADELALEQSTVNRQANAALKAGLLTRSREPGQNAWHFSASEAALEDFSRELQDHLALLDRALQALPEGERARFLEHFDTFATAYSEAAVEG
- a CDS encoding DUF2200 domain-containing protein; amino-acid sequence: MHRIFTTSVASVYPHYVAKVEKKGRTKAELDQVIEWLTGFDEAALQKHLDAETTFQDFFAQADLNPSATLITGVVCHVRVEEVEDPLMQQIRWLDKLVDELAKGKAMEKVLRA
- a CDS encoding SdrD B-like domain-containing protein — encoded protein: MRRTLPAVRAAVVAALALLLTALALPAIAATSGITSSLLLNGATYHGTDVVTEGDVLTLRVQYNTDVTPGSTVEFDLGTNVKLTGVPSANTAIESVTQDGNSVAITFKDPWPTGVNQGVFDLKLTVDEVEGSSAEKIVWKVDGEENSIDVIIRDRGDEFANVTEGFSKGVTPGNLDSFVTVVDGTVRLKPEIVDQDLTYTLRVNSPEARDDFEIADRLPAGLGYVAGSFAGEITSWDEDGLNKRTGPFAFAPTVSGQTFAGTVDVPGPSILAITYKARVTDVAAIEALLQAQLDRLTDGYGQFETVLTNTATFGSATVERQAGVRLRHTVANPNPGPNVGSLFGKTADWSAKNVVTDEAGNLEPPAEITYTLKADLRGWDGSNPNKVLARNVVISDTLPAQAAWRTDAGDFITATGITLTKAETCPATPAAFAGNEFVGQYCVDGQRLLVNVGKDTTTNASIAVKAQLNSVDGLTVAGSTTIKDATPYRWRNVADFHYRDGNPHTSTRDVTVVVLPDTTGGINDPSVFSKTGAPRQKAVDPGESVTVDYTFTVAAGKGIDVRESRIVDHVDADVYDLGDLSSVSVSGSYDGVALNASHFDLRKSADGDLVIELNAAGDAIVTSRGADKRFQVTIALTTKAFEGKETKTIKNKATLLGLDDKPLHWSETVSEATSYGDEAEVRKRVWDTVKQEWVASLSAQMDGAGSLVQDEYVYRIEFIPHGSYDQVAILPVVDVLPDAVEFLGFVDEDDKATAAGASAGPVDIGGNLVASHDAGTVTIKQKDGTRLQAGGTLAAYVAVKVTDASAPIVNRIGDTSAEIVPVRSVSVGDFVWVDEDRDGRQGEGEPGIEGVVLELVGPDGEPVVDVFGQPVRPVTTDADGRYTFDHLPALTGDQTYTVRIDREESAEALRPYVPTRPGMGDRVLDSSTWEATTVPGELHEDGDRDPTLDFGFVTKTYAIGDRVWIDTDKDGVQDPGEKSLPGVKVELLDTDGTVLATTTTDRDGRYAFDELPAGTYRVRFTLTPEQQRTYEFTKRDAGDDDAADSDANPADGLTIEIVLDDSNTALTGDYEHREIAATQGIDPTWDAGVVVKPEPVESGTGGEQDPEGEDTPVTDESGSGGPDASEPNAEESDGQLPRTGADLGLGLVALMLALLGAGGALVWRGRRGTL
- a CDS encoding sensor histidine kinase; the encoded protein is MSRLTDPQLRRLAAACVVVSLVCSAGAVALHVVAQARSPEVPVFAWSNLAFGATWPLAGLVVVRAQPRNRCGWLLVGTAWISVYQLLGEYSIWNAYVSELPFAAFTDWTSMWGFAAYVLVLPLVPLLFPDGRLPSPRWRPFAWSIVVAAAAVAVCRMLVPGRSDIDPNVYSPLDLPVPDALNYVVLISAIYCNLVGIPVAIVAVLRRIRRSVGVERAQLQWLALGGVFVLVSLLLSAVPDTHPAVFAMGLLGVPFAIAVAIVRHRLFDIDVVLGRSLVFVVVLAVVMACGAWLLLRLDPEVAGTRRGIFLIAALAVAAVLLRAAVQHGVDRWLFPERESSRLLGRRIAAAMSGSTEPREALRELVAAVRTTMRLPYVGFSGPGLASVESGRRPEHVVALDAVAMGREVGLLEIGPRREGEGFTRQERQVLDESAAQAGMLAYAAGLVADVQRSRASIVGAREEERRRLRNDLHDGVGPSLAAIALQADVLAHQLSDSDHGEHAVLIRDRLRETVADVRSVSHGLRPPILDQVGLEESLRQLVAGIEPIVGEADVHDLGDLPAAVEVAAYAIAAEAVTNAVKHSAASRVRLEARRGDGVHVTVADNGRGLPAHPRAGVGLTSMRQRAAELEGTIEHRPTPGGGTTVHLSIPLPEERP
- a CDS encoding TIGR03086 family metal-binding protein — translated: MTVGQLLHHVVGLTQAFRAAADKEFGPLTDTAPDPDAAPSAGEGWEVELEQHVPRLVNAWREASAWEGMTRAGGVDLPGAAAGLVALDEVVLHGWDLARATGQEYVLDDATAAACLGFVESFDPGGTPGLFGPAVPIADDAPVLDRLVARAGRDPGWSPR
- a CDS encoding TraR/DksA family transcriptional regulator; this encodes MDTRERLEDERRRTLRQLASLTRDFDAVVEASLDSNADDEHDPDGSTIAFERSQVDSLIQQSHRHLAEVDAAIERLDAGVYGTCETCGRPIAPARLEARPTARQCIACASARR
- a CDS encoding response regulator transcription factor → MTTVLVVDDHELFRAGMLAVLGSLPGIEVAGEASTGEEALESVARLRPDVVLMDLRMPGIGGLAATGRITERHPDTKVVVLTMNEDPDSVFAALRAGARGYLLKESGADDVHRVVEGVMRGEAVFGPKVAEHVVRFFAGGGSAPATSAFPHLTTREREVLDLMARGLDNASIARQLFLSEKTVRNRVSDILAKLQAGTRAEAVARARDAGIGED
- a CDS encoding ASCH domain-containing protein translates to MTWPRVDGLRGLELGSPGELRARLNGLVLAGQKRATAGLLSEYDEESEELEHVGERLALLDDDGNRIGTVEVTDLTIHPFLEIPWEFAAAEGEGDADLDEWRTGHRRFWAAAGTPVEDDTLIACIRFTLV